A genomic window from Treponema maltophilum ATCC 51939 includes:
- the motB gene encoding flagellar motor protein MotB, with the protein MAKKERKQTPKASKAWLETYGDMITLMLCFFVALFNPTEIDEIQLAQLTVALQGDPTSGGMSLSSGRLADLGNTVTSLPALEKGKVLGLAVKKATTVFAPEIHSNKILVTADERGLVITLASDAFFRENSAELLIDETRDTLLRLAQFFNLSELKDRKFRIEGHTDSVAPDPALWPSNWELSAARAINVLHYLADFGADERRFYVVGYGDTQPKAAEDTPEGRAYNRRVDIIILDEGHF; encoded by the coding sequence ATGGCAAAAAAGGAAAGAAAGCAGACACCTAAAGCGTCTAAAGCGTGGCTTGAAACATACGGCGATATGATTACGCTGATGCTGTGTTTTTTCGTCGCGCTTTTTAATCCTACGGAAATAGACGAAATTCAGCTTGCTCAGCTGACCGTGGCGCTGCAGGGAGATCCGACTTCAGGCGGTATGTCGCTTTCTTCGGGCCGCCTTGCCGATTTGGGAAATACGGTTACCTCTTTGCCGGCTTTGGAAAAAGGAAAAGTGCTCGGTCTTGCCGTAAAAAAAGCGACCACCGTTTTTGCCCCCGAAATTCACAGCAATAAGATTTTGGTTACGGCCGATGAGCGCGGCCTTGTTATAACGCTCGCGTCCGACGCTTTTTTTAGAGAAAACAGCGCCGAACTGCTTATAGACGAAACACGGGACACATTGCTGCGCTTGGCGCAGTTTTTCAATTTGAGCGAGTTAAAAGACCGCAAATTCAGAATAGAAGGGCATACCGATTCGGTCGCACCCGATCCGGCACTGTGGCCGAGTAATTGGGAACTTTCGGCTGCGCGCGCCATAAACGTGCTGCACTATTTGGCCGATTTCGGAGCGGACGAAAGGCGCTTTTACGTTGTCGGCTACGGCGACACGCAGCCTAAGGCGGCCGAAGATACGCCCGAGGGCCGCGCTTATAATCGGCGCGTCGATATAATAATTCTGGACGAAGGTCATTTTTAA
- a CDS encoding flagellar basal body-associated FliL family protein, translated as MADDDLNFDDGENTGSASSQKGGKMGGLLPTILKWAAIAVGAIILIVTVVVITMSIINSNTPSTTAVPVSQEYQPKRPEYEWYRSLPDVRAKTVDTVPASVIVNVVLGYKKDDKVASNEITARTVEIQDYLRKYFSSKKAVDLRPQNEDMLKLEIKNDINDILTSSSIRDVRFLKFEVVEQ; from the coding sequence ATGGCTGATGACGATTTAAACTTTGATGACGGCGAGAATACCGGTAGCGCATCTTCTCAAAAAGGCGGAAAGATGGGCGGCTTATTGCCGACTATTCTAAAATGGGCGGCGATTGCCGTCGGCGCCATTATTCTTATCGTAACGGTTGTCGTTATTACCATGTCGATTATCAATTCAAATACTCCTTCGACGACGGCGGTTCCCGTATCGCAGGAATACCAGCCCAAGCGGCCCGAATACGAATGGTACCGTTCTTTGCCGGATGTGCGTGCAAAAACCGTCGATACCGTGCCCGCAAGCGTTATAGTCAATGTCGTTTTGGGGTATAAAAAAGACGATAAGGTCGCTTCGAACGAAATTACGGCGCGTACGGTCGAAATTCAGGATTACCTGCGCAAGTATTTTTCGAGCAAAAAAGCGGTCGACTTGCGCCCCCAAAACGAGGATATGCTCAAACTCGAAATAAAAAACGACATCAACGATATATTGACTTCGTCTTCCATACGCGATGTACGTTTTTTGAAATTCGAAGTGGTGGAGCAATGA
- the fliM gene encoding flagellar motor switch protein FliM: MNEVLSQDEIDQLLMAISSGDSETEEFKPVNDTRKIKIYDFKRPDKFSKEQIRTVSIMHETFARLTTTALSAQLRSMAHVHVASVDQLTYEEFIRSIPTPTTLAVINMDPLKGNAILEIDPAITFSIIDRLFGGQGQASKVQRDLTDIEQSVMEGIIVRILANMREAWTQVIDLRPRLGQIETNPQFAQIVPPSEMVVLVTLETKIGEEEGMMNFCIPYITIEPIISKLSSQFWFSSVRRSSTTQYLGVLKEKLSSVDMDVVAEIGSIDLPIRDVLTLKVGDIVRLSNIRVGDPLTLNVGNKKKFYCQPGVIGKKMAVQVIGKIDQSETEEFEELSVEGEEAYE; this comes from the coding sequence ATGAATGAAGTTTTATCGCAGGATGAGATTGATCAGCTGCTGATGGCTATCAGTTCCGGTGATTCCGAAACGGAGGAATTCAAGCCGGTTAACGATACGCGCAAAATCAAAATATACGACTTTAAGCGCCCGGATAAGTTCTCTAAAGAACAAATCCGCACCGTTTCGATTATGCACGAAACGTTTGCACGTCTTACGACGACGGCACTTTCGGCCCAGTTGCGCAGCATGGCACACGTTCACGTCGCTTCCGTCGATCAGCTTACATACGAAGAATTCATCCGCTCGATTCCGACTCCGACGACTTTGGCCGTCATCAATATGGATCCTTTAAAGGGAAACGCCATATTGGAAATCGACCCTGCGATTACTTTTTCGATTATAGACCGTCTGTTCGGCGGACAGGGGCAAGCTTCGAAAGTGCAGCGCGACCTTACCGATATCGAACAATCGGTTATGGAAGGCATTATCGTGCGTATTTTGGCGAATATGCGCGAAGCATGGACACAGGTTATCGATTTGCGCCCGCGCTTGGGACAAATCGAAACGAACCCCCAGTTTGCGCAAATAGTTCCGCCTTCGGAAATGGTCGTTTTGGTAACGCTCGAAACGAAGATCGGCGAAGAAGAAGGCATGATGAACTTTTGCATTCCGTATATTACGATTGAGCCGATTATTTCCAAACTGTCGTCGCAGTTTTGGTTTTCGTCCGTGCGCAGAAGTTCGACCACGCAGTATTTGGGCGTGTTAAAAGAAAAACTGTCGTCGGTCGATATGGACGTGGTCGCCGAAATCGGTTCGATCGACCTTCCGATCCGCGACGTTTTAACTTTAAAAGTGGGCGATATCGTCCGATTATCAAATATAAGGGTAGGCGATCCGCTTACGCTTAATGTGGGCAATAAAAAGAAGTTTTACTGTCAGCCCGGTGTTATCGGCAAAAAAATGGCCGTACAGGTTATCGGGAAAATAGACCAAAGCGAAACCGAAGAATTCGAAGAATTATCGGTGGAAGGAGAAGAAGCATATGAGTGA
- the fliN gene encoding flagellar motor switch protein FliN → MSDGAISQDEIDALLAGVDMGGGGSAPAGSFPAASLDTATLGNFAAETVGTFSNSLKTMTGADFKIQKPIVEVLTRDDVLKKLPEMVVAVMTDFSAGLTGDHLFLMDPELAKKITSLVNKETAPELDEMALSVISEAIAQQVGTQITHLSSTGKLPGLASRPAEALHVPKAMVRFPQDTFPVFSYPVSVDGTDYTIWEAFSSEAAAGIIKALSPSAAPQTAATLSPSELAGLGGMGSGVPASDMGSGQSGVPGMNIPNVQSVQYPSLQQTVSTMEQGNIGLIMDVYMEMTVELGRTKKQIKEILGMGEGTIIELDKLAGEPVDILVNHKPIAKGEVVVIDENFGVRVTEILAPIERVSDLR, encoded by the coding sequence ATGAGTGACGGCGCCATTTCTCAAGATGAAATAGATGCTCTGTTGGCAGGTGTAGATATGGGCGGCGGAGGAAGTGCTCCGGCCGGCTCTTTCCCTGCGGCATCGCTTGATACCGCGACCCTCGGCAATTTTGCGGCGGAAACCGTCGGGACTTTTTCCAATTCGCTTAAAACGATGACCGGGGCCGATTTTAAAATTCAAAAGCCGATTGTAGAAGTGCTGACCCGCGACGATGTTTTAAAAAAACTGCCGGAAATGGTTGTCGCCGTTATGACCGATTTTTCCGCCGGCCTTACCGGCGATCATTTGTTTTTAATGGATCCCGAACTGGCAAAAAAAATAACGTCGCTCGTCAATAAGGAAACCGCTCCCGAATTGGACGAAATGGCGCTTTCGGTTATTTCCGAAGCGATAGCCCAGCAGGTAGGTACGCAAATTACGCATTTAAGCTCGACGGGAAAACTGCCCGGTTTGGCATCGCGTCCGGCCGAAGCTTTGCATGTGCCCAAGGCGATGGTGCGCTTTCCGCAGGATACCTTTCCCGTTTTTTCGTACCCCGTTTCGGTTGATGGTACCGATTACACGATATGGGAAGCGTTTTCGAGCGAAGCCGCTGCGGGCATTATAAAGGCTTTAAGCCCTTCGGCCGCCCCTCAAACTGCGGCAACCCTTTCTCCTTCCGAGCTTGCGGGTTTGGGCGGCATGGGCTCAGGCGTTCCCGCTTCCGATATGGGAAGCGGGCAGTCGGGTGTTCCGGGCATGAATATTCCGAATGTTCAGTCGGTTCAGTATCCGTCGCTGCAACAAACCGTCAGTACGATGGAGCAGGGCAATATCGGTCTTATCATGGACGTATACATGGAAATGACCGTAGAACTCGGCCGTACGAAAAAACAGATAAAAGAAATCCTCGGCATGGGCGAGGGTACGATTATAGAGCTTGATAAACTCGCGGGTGAACCGGTTGATATTTTGGTAAACCATAAACCGATCGCAAAGGGCGAAGTCGTCGTTATCGATGAAAACTTCGGCGTGCGCGTTACCGAGATTCTTGCACCGATTGAAAGGGTGAGCGATTTGCGCTAA
- a CDS encoding FliO/MopB family protein, translating to MCALFILCAAALCAQSSGTQSADSNGASAVAANNVAADRQGAGAAGTRSEGASASSAQSLKNSEKDLLINTGSAPDSVSGGAPSTLWLFIRMIFVLALVIVCIYVLVYFLKKGFTQRSPENPFLKRAVSLTLAPGKAVHVITMPGKAWLVGTGESSVNLIGEITDTELVDRLILEADKVPSEKPKDFAGILAAFTATAKQTENVLKKQRRRFEKGDGNE from the coding sequence ATGTGTGCGCTTTTTATATTGTGTGCCGCCGCGTTGTGCGCGCAAAGTTCCGGTACGCAAAGTGCAGACTCAAACGGTGCAAGTGCGGTCGCTGCAAACAATGTCGCAGCGGACCGTCAAGGCGCGGGCGCCGCGGGGACGAGGAGCGAAGGTGCATCCGCGTCGAGCGCACAATCGCTGAAAAATTCCGAAAAAGATTTGCTTATCAATACCGGAAGTGCCCCCGATTCCGTATCGGGCGGCGCCCCGAGTACGTTGTGGCTTTTTATCCGCATGATTTTCGTGCTCGCCCTCGTTATCGTCTGTATCTATGTACTCGTATACTTTTTGAAAAAAGGTTTTACGCAGCGTTCGCCTGAAAATCCGTTTTTAAAAAGAGCGGTTTCGCTTACGCTCGCTCCGGGCAAAGCCGTTCACGTTATTACGATGCCGGGCAAGGCCTGGCTTGTCGGCACGGGCGAATCGTCGGTAAACCTTATCGGCGAAATTACCGACACAGAGCTGGTCGACCGGCTGATTTTGGAAGCCGACAAAGTTCCCTCCGAAAAACCGAAAGATTTTGCGGGCATTTTGGCGGCTTTTACGGCGACGGCAAAGCAAACCGAAAACGTGCTGAAAAAGCAGCGCCGGCGGTTTGAAAAAGGAGACGGCAATGAATAA
- the fliP gene encoding flagellar type III secretion system pore protein FliP (The bacterial flagellar biogenesis protein FliP forms a type III secretion system (T3SS)-type pore required for flagellar assembly.) produces MNKFCRVCMFAAVFFACTALCAQQAAGSQNFPERSVQGRAQMPSGVTPVQLPAIDVQIRRAQTGQEVSFYVQLLLLLTVLTLAPSILLLVTCFLRFSIVLDFIKRALSLQQVPPTSVLNGIAFFLTLFVMWPTFTQIYNNSFKPLSDGQIPIERAFSEAEAPLRIFMYKQMANNTEYISLFMSMGKLEKPETLADVPTYALIPAFILHELTVAFRIGILLYIPFIVIDMVVASILMSMGMIMLPPVQISMPFKLILFILVDGWGLLTQQLFNSIIP; encoded by the coding sequence ATGAATAAGTTTTGCCGCGTCTGCATGTTTGCCGCCGTCTTTTTTGCCTGTACGGCGCTCTGTGCGCAGCAAGCGGCGGGAAGTCAAAATTTCCCTGAACGCAGCGTGCAGGGAAGGGCGCAAATGCCGTCCGGCGTAACTCCCGTTCAGCTTCCCGCAATAGACGTGCAAATACGGCGCGCGCAAACGGGACAGGAAGTGTCGTTTTACGTGCAGCTTTTGCTTTTGCTTACGGTTTTAACCCTCGCGCCGAGCATTTTGCTGCTTGTTACCTGTTTTTTGCGCTTTTCGATCGTCCTTGATTTTATAAAGCGCGCGCTTTCGCTTCAGCAAGTGCCGCCGACTTCGGTGCTGAACGGCATTGCGTTTTTTTTAACGCTCTTTGTTATGTGGCCGACGTTTACGCAAATATACAACAATTCGTTTAAACCGCTTTCCGACGGACAAATTCCGATAGAGCGCGCGTTCAGCGAAGCCGAAGCTCCTTTGCGCATTTTTATGTATAAGCAAATGGCGAACAATACCGAATATATTTCGCTTTTTATGTCGATGGGAAAACTCGAAAAGCCCGAAACGCTTGCCGACGTGCCCACCTATGCGCTTATTCCGGCTTTTATTTTGCACGAATTAACCGTCGCATTCCGTATCGGTATACTTTTATACATTCCCTTTATTGTAATCGACATGGTTGTGGCAAGCATTCTTATGTCCATGGGTATGATTATGCTTCCGCCGGTACAAATTTCGATGCCGTTTAAATTGATTTTATTCATCCTTGTTGACGGTTGGGGCTTGCTGACTCAGCAGCTGTTTAATTCGATTATACCGTAA
- the fliQ gene encoding flagellar biosynthesis protein FliQ, producing the protein MLSLGAIVTLLRDGVFQILLLASPVLGAALIVGLIVAIFQATTSIQEQTLTFVPKLAAILVVLALLGGWMFSSMRQYTINIFTMIGNITR; encoded by the coding sequence ATTTTGTCTTTAGGAGCGATTGTTACCCTACTGCGCGACGGCGTTTTTCAGATTTTATTGCTCGCATCTCCCGTATTGGGAGCGGCGCTCATCGTAGGACTTATCGTGGCGATTTTTCAGGCGACGACATCAATTCAAGAGCAGACGCTGACCTTTGTGCCCAAATTGGCGGCGATTTTGGTCGTACTCGCCCTGCTCGGCGGGTGGATGTTTTCTTCCATGCGGCAATATACGATAAATATTTTTACGATGATAGGCAATATAACCCGCTGA
- the fliR gene encoding flagellar biosynthetic protein FliR, with amino-acid sequence MLNEIVARAPSFLLVAGRCMALFLTLPLVASGAVPRPARVALAFYAAFLVLPFAYAQGWNIDPFGLEYLFILIGEIMLGVISGFYISMLFAAFSSAGQFFTYQMGFGASEVYDALSQIENPLMGQYLNLIALVLFLQTGGFQKLFLTGILNSFQSLNAFTLVAHRGDFLTFLLRGLSKLFFDAMVIALPMVGTLFLIAVCMGILSKAAPQMNLLSEGLPITILVAFFLLTVLLPYMADFFIRLFDAAFANLERLFAVTGQSI; translated from the coding sequence ATGCTGAACGAAATCGTCGCTCGCGCGCCGTCTTTTTTGCTTGTCGCGGGCCGCTGCATGGCTTTGTTTTTAACGCTTCCTCTCGTCGCATCGGGAGCCGTTCCGCGTCCGGCGCGGGTCGCGTTGGCGTTTTACGCGGCTTTTTTGGTGCTTCCCTTTGCCTATGCCCAAGGTTGGAACATCGATCCGTTCGGCTTGGAGTATCTGTTTATTTTAATCGGCGAAATTATGCTCGGCGTTATAAGCGGTTTTTATATTTCCATGTTGTTTGCCGCGTTCAGTTCGGCCGGGCAATTTTTCACCTACCAAATGGGTTTCGGCGCTTCGGAAGTGTACGACGCGCTTTCTCAAATAGAAAACCCCCTGATGGGACAGTATTTGAACCTTATCGCGCTTGTGCTGTTTTTGCAGACGGGCGGTTTTCAAAAACTGTTTTTAACCGGTATTTTGAACAGTTTTCAAAGTTTAAACGCTTTTACCCTTGTTGCGCATCGCGGCGATTTTTTAACATTTTTGCTGCGCGGTCTTTCAAAACTTTTTTTTGACGCCATGGTTATCGCACTGCCCATGGTCGGCACGCTTTTTTTGATCGCCGTCTGCATGGGAATTTTATCGAAGGCCGCTCCGCAGATGAACCTTTTGTCGGAAGGCCTTCCCATTACGATTTTGGTCGCCTTTTTTTTATTGACGGTGCTTTTGCCGTACATGGCCGATTTTTTTATACGCTTGTTCGACGCGGCCTTTGCGAACCTTGAACGCTTGTTTGCCGTCACGGGGCAAAGCATATGA
- the flhB gene encoding flagellar biosynthesis protein FlhB, whose translation MSTDLFRIDLQWFAAEDEGRTEQPTEYKLRKAREEGRVAKSQELNGALVMLLPALTVIILAPWLFKQSIGIIRFYFDRCTESQLTPLLVRTFFYYFIKMVLPISLSALVAGLASNLIQNRGFIFSTKPIEPKFSKVLPHFGEYFRKTLFSVEGAFNVFKSLLKVVVIFVAAYITIKNDLPNLLAMLNINLWSGITHIAFMTAKILIVAALIFLAIAVPDYLVQRRQFIESMKMTKQEVKEEFKTMEGDPLVKSRLRQFMRSLMQGNIRDNVAKADVVITNPTHFAVAVLYDKEVMQGPMVTAKGQDLLAQRIKEVARENDVPMVENRPLARALYAEAEIGDIIPEAYYTVLATILGKIYAMKGKKI comes from the coding sequence ATGAGTACCGACTTGTTCCGAATAGATTTGCAGTGGTTTGCCGCGGAAGATGAGGGGCGCACCGAACAGCCTACCGAGTACAAACTGCGAAAAGCCCGCGAAGAAGGCCGCGTTGCAAAAAGTCAGGAATTGAACGGCGCCCTCGTTATGCTTTTGCCCGCTTTAACCGTCATCATCCTTGCGCCGTGGCTTTTTAAGCAAAGCATCGGCATAATCCGTTTTTATTTTGACCGCTGTACCGAATCGCAGCTTACACCCCTTTTGGTGCGCACGTTTTTTTACTACTTTATTAAAATGGTGCTGCCGATTTCTTTAAGCGCTTTGGTCGCCGGCCTTGCGTCGAACCTTATTCAAAACAGGGGCTTTATTTTTTCGACAAAACCGATAGAACCCAAATTTTCAAAAGTGTTGCCGCATTTCGGCGAGTATTTCCGCAAAACGCTTTTTTCGGTTGAAGGCGCGTTCAACGTGTTCAAATCGCTTTTAAAAGTCGTCGTGATTTTCGTCGCCGCGTATATAACGATAAAAAACGATTTGCCGAACCTGCTTGCAATGCTCAATATCAATTTGTGGAGCGGCATCACGCACATTGCGTTTATGACGGCAAAAATTCTGATTGTCGCCGCTCTTATTTTTTTGGCGATTGCCGTTCCCGACTATCTGGTGCAGCGCCGTCAGTTTATCGAATCGATGAAAATGACGAAGCAGGAAGTCAAAGAAGAATTCAAAACGATGGAAGGCGATCCGCTCGTAAAAAGCCGATTGCGTCAATTTATGCGCAGCCTTATGCAGGGCAATATTCGCGACAACGTTGCAAAAGCCGATGTGGTTATAACGAACCCGACCCACTTTGCCGTCGCCGTTTTGTACGACAAAGAAGTTATGCAGGGACCGATGGTAACGGCAAAGGGGCAGGATTTGCTTGCGCAGCGCATAAAAGAAGTAGCGCGCGAAAACGATGTTCCCATGGTCGAAAACCGGCCGCTTGCGCGCGCCCTCTATGCGGAAGCGGAAATCGGTGATATAATACCTGAGGCGTATTATACCGTTCTTGCAACGATACTCGGAAAAATATATGCTATGAAGGGGAAAAAGATTTAA
- the flhA gene encoding flagellar biosynthesis protein FlhA: MAEKRSFFKDIPDVAIAVAVVAIVFMLIIPLPTMLLDVLMATNFLLSLLILLIVMYTPRAIDFSSFPMMLLISTVYGLALNVSSTRLILTKGAQFDGRLITAFGTFVVGTGGTQGLVIGLVIFIVLIAVQALVITKGATRIAEVAARFTLDAMPMKQAAVESEYNQGAITEDEARVKKLEIQREADFYGSMDGATKFVSGNVKVGIFITIINLFVGIILGMVLRREPFGQAVQTYAKFTIGDGLLSQIPSLFISVATGLIVARTASDGKSSMGRELSRQFSQNAWIYYVASITMAFIGFLPGFPWYVLVPMGAALFYIARKLQLKQASAFAAKLAKETERRQTQGGPVADISPVVPLDPLSLELGFALIPLVDKEKGAELLERITRIRRESALDMGLVVPPIRIIDNMQLSPNEYCFKIKGAAVGSSRIRMGWYMCMNTGAVTEEIAGEPTTDPAFGLPAIWVSEVDRERAERAGYAVVDPPTIIATHLTELIKSHAAEILGRQEIQSIVDTLKKEYPAVVEEVTKLFNMGEIQKVMQGLLREQVSIRNMVAIFETLADFGPVTKKTDILVEKVRQALARQICLQYADENRTMHVLTIAPDFLQKLVASRVDTVNGPIAGLEPALQHEWIAAVSASVASVQGKGFMPVILCPEEARILVKVSTEREMPNLVVLSVPEIVNDIKLDNLGEIKVGV, translated from the coding sequence ATGGCGGAAAAAAGAAGTTTTTTTAAAGATATTCCCGATGTTGCGATAGCCGTTGCCGTCGTCGCCATCGTTTTTATGCTTATTATTCCCCTGCCGACGATGTTGTTGGACGTACTTATGGCGACCAACTTTTTGCTGTCGCTGCTTATCCTGCTCATCGTCATGTATACGCCGCGCGCCATCGATTTTTCGTCGTTTCCGATGATGCTGCTTATTTCGACCGTGTACGGCCTTGCGCTGAACGTTTCTTCGACGCGGCTCATATTGACCAAGGGCGCGCAATTCGACGGCAGACTTATAACGGCGTTCGGAACCTTTGTCGTCGGTACGGGCGGCACGCAGGGGCTCGTCATCGGCTTGGTTATATTCATCGTATTGATTGCGGTTCAAGCCCTCGTTATTACAAAGGGAGCGACGCGCATCGCCGAAGTTGCCGCCCGGTTTACGCTGGACGCCATGCCGATGAAACAGGCCGCGGTCGAATCCGAATACAATCAGGGTGCCATAACCGAAGATGAAGCGCGCGTCAAAAAACTTGAAATACAGCGCGAAGCGGACTTTTACGGTTCTATGGACGGTGCGACCAAGTTCGTGTCCGGCAACGTAAAAGTCGGTATCTTTATAACGATTATAAATCTTTTTGTCGGTATTATTCTCGGCATGGTTTTGCGCCGGGAACCGTTCGGCCAAGCCGTACAAACCTATGCGAAATTTACCATCGGCGACGGATTGCTTTCGCAGATTCCTTCTTTGTTTATTTCCGTCGCGACGGGCCTTATTGTCGCCCGCACGGCATCGGACGGAAAGTCGTCGATGGGGCGGGAATTAAGCAGGCAGTTTTCGCAAAATGCGTGGATTTACTATGTTGCAAGCATTACGATGGCTTTTATCGGGTTTTTGCCCGGCTTTCCGTGGTACGTGCTTGTTCCGATGGGAGCGGCACTTTTTTACATTGCCCGTAAATTGCAGTTAAAGCAGGCGAGCGCTTTTGCCGCAAAACTTGCAAAGGAAACCGAGCGCCGCCAAACGCAGGGCGGTCCCGTCGCCGATATAAGCCCCGTGGTGCCGCTTGATCCGCTGTCGCTGGAATTGGGCTTTGCCCTCATTCCGCTCGTCGATAAAGAAAAGGGCGCCGAACTTTTGGAACGCATTACGCGCATACGGCGCGAATCGGCTTTGGATATGGGCTTGGTGGTGCCGCCCATACGAATTATCGACAATATGCAGCTCAGCCCGAACGAATACTGCTTTAAGATAAAAGGAGCGGCCGTCGGTTCAAGCCGCATCCGTATGGGCTGGTACATGTGCATGAACACCGGCGCGGTAACCGAAGAAATAGCGGGTGAACCGACGACGGATCCCGCATTCGGCCTTCCGGCAATTTGGGTTTCCGAAGTCGACCGCGAACGGGCCGAGCGGGCAGGCTATGCGGTTGTCGATCCGCCGACGATAATCGCAACGCATTTAACCGAACTGATAAAATCGCATGCGGCCGAAATCCTCGGCAGGCAGGAAATTCAGTCTATTGTCGATACGCTTAAAAAAGAGTATCCGGCCGTTGTCGAAGAAGTTACCAAACTTTTTAACATGGGAGAAATTCAAAAAGTCATGCAGGGGCTTTTGCGCGAACAAGTGTCCATCCGCAACATGGTTGCGATTTTCGAAACGCTCGCCGATTTCGGTCCGGTAACGAAAAAGACGGACATACTCGTGGAAAAAGTCAGGCAGGCTTTGGCGCGGCAAATCTGTCTGCAGTATGCCGACGAAAACCGCACGATGCATGTGCTTACGATTGCCCCGGATTTTTTGCAAAAACTGGTTGCAAGCCGCGTAGACACGGTGAACGGCCCTATTGCCGGCTTGGAACCGGCGCTGCAGCACGAATGGATTGCCGCCGTAAGCGCTTCGGTTGCATCCGTTCAGGGCAAGGGTTTTATGCCCGTTATTTTGTGCCCCGAAGAAGCGCGCATATTGGTAAAAGTCAGCACGGAGCGCGAAATGCCCAACCTTGTTGTACTGTCGGTTCCCGAAATCGTAAACGATATAAAACTTGACAATTTAGGAGAGATAAAAGTTGGCGTTTAA
- a CDS encoding MinD/ParA family protein — MEDQASELRAMMQRRLETGAPYQNERVVNGNKTRIIAVTSGKGGVGKTNIAVNMAIAYAQNGKRVILIDGDLGMANVNVLLGISPKANLLDVINNRRRIAEIITDTEFGFQFIPGANGFSRIANLTNAEMDFFASEFTTLSSADIIIIDTGAGIAQNVLGLLTAADEVYVVTTPEPTSITDAYGIIKIIATEMLDNRPNLKLLVNRAHSASEGKRVAERIITIVGQFLNYQIDYLGFIYDDPAVSSSVLRQKPFLISQPNAKCSMCIKHIVGRIEKTKLDTEEGFARFFRKIRRKW; from the coding sequence ATGGAAGATCAAGCATCCGAATTACGGGCAATGATGCAGCGCCGCTTGGAAACGGGCGCGCCGTATCAAAACGAAAGAGTCGTTAACGGAAACAAAACGCGCATTATCGCCGTTACGAGCGGGAAGGGCGGCGTCGGAAAAACGAACATAGCCGTCAATATGGCGATCGCCTATGCGCAAAACGGCAAGCGCGTTATTCTTATCGACGGCGATTTGGGCATGGCGAACGTAAACGTTTTGCTGGGTATATCACCTAAGGCGAATCTTTTGGATGTTATAAACAATCGCCGCCGCATAGCCGAAATTATCACCGATACGGAATTCGGCTTTCAGTTTATTCCCGGTGCAAACGGCTTTTCACGCATAGCGAATCTTACGAATGCGGAAATGGATTTTTTCGCTTCCGAATTTACGACACTGTCCAGCGCCGACATTATCATTATCGACACGGGTGCGGGTATCGCGCAAAATGTTTTGGGCTTGCTTACGGCCGCCGATGAAGTGTACGTCGTTACGACTCCGGAACCCACGTCCATTACCGACGCCTACGGTATCATAAAAATCATTGCAACCGAAATGCTCGACAACAGACCGAACTTAAAGCTTTTGGTAAACCGCGCCCATTCGGCCTCCGAGGGCAAGCGGGTTGCCGAACGCATTATAACGATTGTAGGCCAATTTTTGAATTATCAAATAGACTATTTGGGCTTTATTTACGACGATCCGGCCGTTTCATCTTCCGTGCTGCGGCAAAAGCCTTTTTTGATTTCCCAGCCGAACGCAAAATGTTCCATGTGCATAAAGCACATTGTCGGCCGTATCGAAAAAACAAAACTGGATACCGAAGAAGGCTTTGCGCGCTTTTTCAGAAAAATACGACGCAAATGGTAA